DNA from Pseudomonadota bacterium:
GGGGCGGCGGGGGCGGATCGCCACCACCATCACCGATGAAGTCGGTGTTCACCAGCAGGTTGGGCGAGCCGGAACCGACGTTGTTCAACGTGTTGGAGATCCCGTTGCTCGTGAGGGCGGCGGCCACCTGGGCCGGAGAGGCCCCGGGGTTGCCCTGCAGGTACGCCGCGGCGACACCGGCCACGTGCGGCGAGGCCATCGAGGTGCCCGAGATCGTGTTGCTGGCGCTGTTGGACGTGTGCCAGGCCGACAGGATGCTCGAGCCCGGCGCGAATACGTCGACGCAGGTCCCGAAGTTGGAGAAGCTGGAGCGGCTGTCGCTGCTGGTGGTAGAGCCCACCGTGACCGCCGACGCTTCCCGAGCCGGCGAGGCGCCGCAGGCGTTGGCGTTGCTGTTGCCCGCGGCCACGACCACGGTGACCCCCGTGTTGACCAAGTTGGCCACCGCCTGATCGAGCGCCGACGAAGCACCGCCGCCCAGGCTCATGTTGGCCACCGCCGGGAGCGTCGCGTTCTGGCCGATCCAGTTCAGCGCGTTGATGATGCCAGTGGTGCTGCCCGAGCCGTTACAGCCGAGCACGCGCACCGGGTGCAGCGAGACGTTGGTGGCCACCCCGTAGGTCGAGCCACCCACCGTGCCCGCCACGTGCGTCCCGTGTCCGTTGCAGTCCTCGGTGCCGCCGCCGATGGCGTCGTAGCCGGGGCCCATGCGACCAGCGAACTGGCTGTGCGTGCTGCG
Protein-coding regions in this window:
- a CDS encoding S8 family serine peptidase; the encoded protein is RSTHSQFAGRMGPGYDAIGGGTEDCNGHGTHVAGTVGGSTYGVATNVSLHPVRVLGCNGSGSTTGIINALNWIGQNATLPAVANMSLGGGASSALDQAVANLVNTGVTVVVAAGNSNANACGASPAREASAVTVGSTTSSDSRSSFSNFGTCVDVFAPGSSILSAWHTSNSASNTISGTSMASPHVAGVAAAYLQGNPGASPAQVAAALTSNGISNTLNNVGSGSPNLLVNTDFIGDGGGDPPPPPPPPPAGGCEDSCGGQSPDGCWCDDACVGYGDCCDNYEDECVAPPPDPNSCQDNNTCGSQAPGGCWCDNACVNYGDCCADGPC